The uncultured Bacteroides sp. genome has a segment encoding these proteins:
- a CDS encoding UDP-glucuronic acid decarboxylase family protein, with amino-acid sequence MKRILVTGGAGFIGSHLCTRLINDGHSVICLDNFFTGSRSNVWHLMDSSHFELVRHDIINPYSAEVDEIYNLACPASPIHYQYDAVKTVKTSVMGAINMLALGRQVDAKVLQASTSEIYGDPIVHPQTEDYWGNVNTIGIRSCYDEGKRCAETLFMDYHRQKKLRIKIIRIFNTYGPLMNKNDGRVVSNFIVQALKNEDITLYGDGSQTRSFQYVDDLVEGMVRMMNTDNNFVGPVNIGNPNEFTIKELAEKIIELIGSKSQFIYKPLPSDDPKQRQPDISLAKEKLNWQPTIQLEEGLAKTIEYFKTII; translated from the coding sequence ATGAAGAGAATATTAGTAACAGGAGGGGCGGGGTTTATTGGCTCGCATTTATGCACTAGATTAATCAATGATGGGCATAGTGTTATATGTTTAGATAATTTTTTTACGGGTTCCAGAAGCAATGTATGGCATTTAATGGATAGTTCCCATTTTGAACTTGTCCGTCATGATATTATTAACCCTTATAGTGCGGAAGTCGATGAAATATATAATCTGGCATGTCCAGCTTCTCCCATTCATTATCAATATGATGCTGTTAAAACAGTGAAAACCTCTGTTATGGGGGCTATCAATATGCTGGCTCTGGGCAGACAAGTTGATGCTAAAGTTCTTCAGGCTTCAACCAGTGAAATTTATGGAGATCCCATTGTTCACCCTCAGACAGAAGATTATTGGGGCAACGTTAATACTATTGGTATTCGTTCCTGTTATGATGAGGGGAAGCGTTGCGCTGAAACGCTTTTTATGGATTATCACAGACAAAAGAAACTTCGCATAAAAATTATCCGCATATTTAATACTTATGGTCCATTGATGAATAAAAATGATGGAAGGGTGGTATCTAATTTTATAGTTCAGGCTTTAAAAAATGAAGATATAACACTTTATGGAGATGGCAGCCAGACTCGTAGCTTTCAATATGTGGATGATTTGGTTGAAGGGATGGTTCGTATGATGAATACCGATAATAATTTTGTTGGTCCGGTGAATATTGGTAATCCGAACGAATTTACTATCAAGGAACTTGCAGAGAAGATTATAGAACTTATAGGTTCAAAGTCGCAGTTTATTTACAAACCACTGCCTTCTGATGATCCAAAGCAGCGTCAACCGGATATCTCTTTAGCAAAAGAAAAACTAAACTGGCAACCTACTATTCAGCTTGAAGAAGGGTTGGCTAAGACAATAGAATATTTTAAAACGATAATTTGA
- a CDS encoding response regulator: protein MMMEINQSEYKILVVDDVLSNVLLLKVLLTNEKYNIVTAMNGTQALKMVESELPDLILLDVMMPDISGFEVAQQLKAKPACAQIPIIFLTALNSTADIVKGFQMGANDFISKPFNKEELIIRVMHQISLIAAKRIIYNQTEELKRTIKGRDKLYSVIAHDLRSPMASIKMVLNMLMINLPSEKIGYEMYELLNMANQTTEELFSLLDNLLKWTKSQIGRLNVVPQDIELVGVTAGVIEVFSMVAELKQVKINLQAPEEVEVRADIDMIKTVIRNLISNALKFSNLGGEVTVVVEEKEEQIVVSVIDHGRGIKEEDQEKLLHVDTHFTTFGTKNEEGSGLGLLLCQDFVRKNNGELWFNSTFGEGSTFSFYLPKML from the coding sequence ATGATGATGGAGATTAACCAATCAGAATATAAAATATTAGTAGTAGATGATGTTTTATCTAATGTATTACTACTCAAGGTGTTATTAACTAATGAAAAATACAATATTGTTACTGCCATGAATGGCACTCAGGCATTAAAAATGGTAGAATCGGAATTACCCGATTTAATTCTGTTGGATGTGATGATGCCCGATATAAGCGGATTTGAAGTGGCTCAGCAATTGAAGGCAAAACCGGCATGTGCCCAGATACCTATTATATTTCTAACTGCTCTTAACTCAACGGCAGATATTGTGAAAGGTTTCCAAATGGGAGCGAATGATTTTATTTCAAAACCATTTAATAAGGAAGAATTGATTATCCGTGTGATGCATCAAATCTCTTTGATAGCTGCTAAGCGAATTATCTATAATCAGACAGAAGAGTTAAAACGCACTATAAAAGGACGCGATAAACTTTATTCTGTTATAGCTCATGACCTTCGTTCACCAATGGCTTCCATTAAAATGGTGCTAAATATGTTAATGATTAACTTGCCAAGTGAAAAAATAGGATATGAGATGTATGAATTGCTTAATATGGCAAACCAAACCACTGAAGAGCTTTTTTCTTTATTAGATAATCTGCTTAAATGGACAAAAAGTCAGATTGGCAGATTAAATGTTGTTCCTCAGGATATTGAACTTGTTGGAGTAACAGCTGGTGTTATTGAAGTCTTTTCTATGGTAGCCGAGCTTAAACAAGTGAAGATCAATTTACAAGCTCCTGAAGAGGTAGAGGTTCGTGCAGATATTGATATGATCAAAACTGTTATTCGTAATCTGATAAGCAATGCGCTTAAGTTTAGTAATCTGGGAGGAGAAGTAACTGTTGTAGTTGAAGAGAAAGAAGAGCAGATTGTTGTCAGTGTTATAGATCATGGACGTGGCATTAAAGAAGAAGACCAGGAGAAACTGCTCCATGTAGATACACATTTTACTACTTTTGGAACTAAGAATGAAGAAGGATCGGGATTAGGACTCTTGTTATGTCAGGACTTTGTTCGGAAGAATAATGGTGAACTCTGGTTTAATTCAACATTTGGTGAAGGATCTACCTTCAGTTTCTACCTTCCTAAGATGTTATAA
- a CDS encoding endonuclease/exonuclease/phosphatase family protein, translated as MGRKATFLYFHFISVLFTFAFAALTIVVGLYSYNNPNQGFILPLLGLGMMPLLFFNLLILVYWSLRWKIWVLIPVIAIAANHEYISAKYQFPSSEQLPITNNKLIKIASFNVESFHGYPSVYSVGEIKEFMKEYQIDIFCLQEFSESTFFNVDSISNIFKDYPYASIHQSKKEGFSLAVYSKFPIEKKTDIWFNSSDNSAMWVDVKVENKLIRVFNCHLQTTNFNQTRGLLAKVTLAGFYDSKKEAVKQIMLRMAVNAERRAGQADLICNIIDTTRHAMILCGDLNDTPASYSYHKIRGKLQDGFQSAGSGFESTFRYLHRLFRIDYIFHSKELTGRKYITPSFDFSDHNPVIMELSVKKE; from the coding sequence ATGGGAAGAAAAGCCACTTTCTTATATTTTCATTTTATCTCAGTCCTTTTTACTTTTGCTTTTGCAGCATTGACTATTGTTGTGGGGCTTTATTCGTATAACAATCCGAACCAAGGATTTATATTACCTCTTTTGGGATTAGGAATGATGCCCTTATTGTTTTTCAATCTGCTTATCTTGGTATATTGGAGTCTCAGGTGGAAAATATGGGTATTGATACCTGTTATAGCTATTGCTGCCAATCATGAGTATATCTCTGCTAAATATCAGTTTCCTTCTAGTGAGCAACTACCAATAACAAACAACAAATTAATTAAAATAGCCAGTTTCAATGTAGAAAGTTTCCACGGATACCCTTCTGTATATTCTGTGGGAGAGATTAAAGAGTTTATGAAAGAGTATCAGATAGACATATTCTGCTTACAGGAGTTCTCAGAAAGTACCTTTTTCAATGTAGACAGCATTTCAAATATATTTAAAGATTACCCCTATGCATCAATTCATCAAAGCAAAAAAGAGGGATTTAGCCTGGCTGTTTATAGTAAGTTTCCAATAGAGAAGAAGACTGATATTTGGTTTAATTCTTCAGATAATAGTGCTATGTGGGTAGACGTCAAGGTAGAGAACAAACTAATACGTGTATTCAACTGTCACCTGCAAACAACTAATTTTAATCAGACCAGAGGATTATTAGCCAAAGTAACACTTGCTGGTTTTTACGATTCAAAGAAAGAGGCTGTAAAACAGATAATGCTTAGAATGGCAGTAAATGCAGAAAGACGTGCAGGCCAAGCTGATTTGATATGTAATATTATTGATACCACGAGGCATGCAATGATTTTATGTGGTGACTTAAATGATACTCCGGCATCGTATTCATACCACAAAATAAGAGGGAAACTACAGGATGGATTTCAGAGTGCCGGTTCTGGATTTGAGTCTACTTTCCGTTATCTTCATAGACTCTTCCGCATAGACTACATATTCCATTCTAAGGAACTAACCGGAAGAAAATATATCACTCCTTCTTTTGACTTCAGCGATCATAATCCGGTAATTATGGAGCTATCTGTAAAGAAGGAATAA